A window of Acidobacteriota bacterium contains these coding sequences:
- a CDS encoding serine hydrolase — translation MGLTLISGVRRWSGWRLLLTCAIGLVMSVPGAQQTAHSSSGQTRRGCVATSAALDTIVRDVHDRQRNVGLSATVLLRGQLVATWSLGFADAEARRPVTSQTRFGIASITKAFTGIALLKAVERGRIDLDAPIQRYVPGFPVKNDGAITLRLLAAHLAGIRHWGDERNATLYARHFNNVAEILPLFQNDPLLAPPASKYSYSSYGYNLIAAAIQAAQGMPFQRFVQSAILERLDLRNTGFDDVRRPNPGMARRYSFYDPESGAELPTLARVPDWDYSHNIAGGNMSSTAEDLVRFGRAILTPGLLSRASVELLQQRPVVQGVESPMSFGWFVSPSGTKPRELHITGSNAGLQAALYVFPDDDLVVAVLANTWGIGSRSGEMVELPIRLARLCLSGAPQ, via the coding sequence ATGGGTCTGACCTTAATTTCCGGGGTGCGGCGGTGGAGCGGTTGGCGCTTGCTGCTGACGTGCGCGATCGGGCTCGTCATGAGCGTCCCGGGAGCACAGCAAACGGCTCACTCGTCGAGCGGACAGACGCGGCGCGGCTGCGTGGCCACGTCCGCCGCGCTCGATACGATCGTGCGCGACGTGCACGATCGGCAACGGAATGTGGGCCTGTCGGCCACCGTCCTGCTGCGGGGACAACTGGTCGCGACGTGGTCGCTCGGGTTCGCGGACGCTGAGGCGCGCCGGCCGGTCACGTCGCAGACGCGATTCGGCATCGCGAGCATCACGAAAGCCTTCACGGGCATCGCGCTTCTCAAGGCGGTCGAGCGGGGACGGATCGATCTCGATGCGCCGATCCAGCGCTACGTGCCGGGCTTTCCAGTGAAGAATGACGGTGCCATCACGCTGAGGCTCCTTGCCGCTCACCTCGCGGGCATCCGGCACTGGGGCGATGAGCGGAACGCCACGCTCTACGCCAGGCATTTCAACAATGTGGCCGAGATCCTGCCGCTTTTCCAGAACGACCCACTGCTCGCGCCGCCCGCATCGAAATACAGCTACTCGAGCTACGGGTATAACCTCATCGCTGCCGCCATTCAGGCCGCGCAGGGCATGCCATTCCAGCGATTCGTGCAGTCGGCAATCCTCGAGAGGCTCGACCTTCGCAACACGGGATTCGACGATGTCCGGCGGCCCAATCCGGGCATGGCGCGACGCTACTCCTTCTACGACCCCGAGAGCGGCGCGGAGTTGCCCACGCTGGCCCGAGTGCCCGATTGGGACTACAGCCACAACATCGCCGGCGGGAACATGTCTTCCACGGCTGAAGACCTCGTGCGCTTCGGCCGCGCCATCCTGACGCCGGGGCTGCTGTCCCGAGCCTCGGTCGAACTCCTCCAGCAGCGGCCAGTTGTCCAGGGTGTGGAATCCCCGATGAGTTTCGGGTGGTTCGTCAGCCCCTCAGGCACCAAGCCACGCGAACTGCACATCACGGGGTCGAATGCGGGTTTGCAGGCTGCGCTCTACGTGTTTCCGGACGATGATCTCGTCGTGGCGGTGCTCGCCAACACGTGGGGCATTGGATCGCGATCCGGCGAGATGGTCGAACTCCCGATCCGACTGGCACGCTTGTGCCTTTCTGGCGCGCCGCAGTGA
- a CDS encoding M48 family metalloprotease, translated as MRRTSRLGILASRRFVVAMAAGCVVASAGYAMAQAVGPTVLQRPASGFSIAIPAGWQEHIDPEIAASIVPTGRDDVAFMVLLRQEDGPVDVQSTLARMLAKMFEDPKRKAVSQTFNVFQKRMALVAEFDDDTSRYQMTLFPRDGGAQSQVFYAIMAIAPKQDAPLLTPVFDGIKAGFQMTAMSPTQAPGSTGATSRPQAQNQPASTTQAARPGGPMTPAQRAEVIDRILAPRGAETTAAASKTTKEKDRIDGTAAYDRGLVFVQQGAWAEAEKEFRTTERKDDNNIEYLFSLGYVYLKLHKPDDAIKRYEKVYKADPRTTRALVGLAAAYEDRQNFREAVRMWQRYTRMGLSPTDKNEGLALLAVAQDQFAQYYEIAENPGGGSVNALTPQQELQLGQNYVSQLSKTGLASLKDETVNGYIKNLCQILVSHAKNFPTNYQVFVLDTADVNAFTIPGFIFINRGLLSVVDTEAELAGVVAHEIGHSVAHHSAKKLTKQGLDKQQAENLKNSNNRFLRWLGSMSESGSGYGQLTFSREAEDQADRLAVHITFDSGIDPRGFASFFQKLESLAPSSRNNWDLMRRTHPFSIDRLNTINAYIDLLPERNTRVSSPEFNQMRTRLASLPPPADATGLLRPALDQPSTPPTPPTSTGRTPEGGATRPFTMDAVPFGGEIPADWGGRKTEAGTLVFEGPKGTESYEVSVELGFEPKRSGLSIDDVAESVRSTLGRKTQARVQGVERQQANDGTPVRFVRGTYAVRGSGGNTVPIRHTTVVLDYPGYYVLMSYYTPGSIYEKYQEVFKMIAERFRYTGR; from the coding sequence GTGAGACGGACATCCAGGTTAGGCATTCTGGCGAGTCGGCGATTCGTCGTGGCGATGGCCGCCGGATGCGTGGTGGCCTCGGCCGGATACGCGATGGCGCAGGCGGTTGGCCCCACCGTGCTGCAACGTCCGGCGTCCGGTTTCTCGATTGCGATTCCGGCAGGGTGGCAGGAGCACATCGACCCCGAGATCGCCGCCTCCATCGTACCAACGGGCCGCGATGACGTGGCCTTCATGGTGTTGCTGCGCCAGGAGGATGGGCCCGTCGACGTCCAAAGCACGCTGGCCCGGATGCTCGCGAAGATGTTCGAGGATCCGAAACGCAAGGCCGTGTCGCAGACGTTCAACGTGTTCCAGAAGCGGATGGCGCTCGTCGCGGAATTCGACGACGACACCAGCCGCTACCAGATGACGTTGTTTCCCCGCGACGGCGGCGCGCAGAGCCAGGTGTTCTACGCCATCATGGCGATTGCACCGAAGCAGGACGCGCCGCTGCTGACGCCGGTGTTTGACGGGATCAAAGCCGGTTTCCAGATGACGGCGATGTCGCCGACGCAGGCCCCGGGGTCCACGGGCGCGACCTCGCGACCCCAGGCGCAGAACCAGCCAGCCTCCACCACCCAGGCGGCCAGGCCCGGCGGACCGATGACGCCTGCCCAGCGCGCTGAGGTCATCGACCGGATCCTGGCGCCCCGGGGCGCGGAAACCACGGCGGCCGCGTCGAAAACCACCAAGGAGAAGGACCGCATCGACGGCACAGCGGCCTATGACCGCGGCCTCGTTTTCGTGCAGCAGGGCGCCTGGGCGGAAGCCGAGAAGGAGTTCCGGACGACGGAACGAAAAGACGACAACAACATCGAGTACCTGTTCTCCCTCGGCTACGTGTACCTGAAGCTCCACAAGCCTGACGACGCCATCAAGCGCTACGAGAAGGTCTACAAAGCGGATCCACGAACGACGCGCGCACTGGTCGGGTTGGCCGCCGCGTACGAAGATCGCCAGAACTTCCGCGAAGCCGTGCGGATGTGGCAGCGCTACACGCGGATGGGGCTGTCGCCGACCGACAAGAACGAAGGGCTCGCGCTGCTCGCCGTTGCGCAGGATCAATTCGCGCAGTACTACGAGATTGCCGAGAACCCGGGCGGTGGAAGCGTGAATGCGCTCACGCCACAGCAGGAACTGCAGCTCGGACAGAACTATGTCAGCCAACTGTCCAAGACAGGGCTCGCCTCACTCAAAGACGAGACGGTCAACGGCTACATCAAGAACCTCTGTCAGATTCTCGTGTCGCACGCCAAGAACTTCCCGACCAACTACCAGGTCTTCGTCCTCGACACCGCCGATGTGAATGCGTTCACCATTCCCGGGTTCATCTTCATCAACCGCGGGCTGCTGTCGGTGGTGGACACCGAGGCCGAGCTGGCGGGCGTGGTCGCGCACGAAATCGGTCACTCCGTCGCGCACCATTCGGCCAAGAAGCTCACCAAGCAGGGGCTCGATAAGCAACAGGCCGAGAACCTCAAGAACTCGAACAACCGGTTCCTGCGCTGGTTGGGATCGATGTCGGAATCGGGCTCTGGCTACGGCCAGTTGACCTTCAGCCGCGAGGCCGAGGATCAGGCCGACCGGTTGGCGGTGCACATCACGTTCGACTCGGGCATCGATCCGCGCGGGTTCGCGTCATTCTTCCAGAAACTCGAATCCCTGGCGCCCTCGTCTCGGAATAACTGGGACCTGATGCGCCGGACGCATCCGTTCTCGATCGATCGTCTCAACACGATCAACGCCTACATCGATCTGCTGCCCGAGCGGAACACCAGGGTCTCGTCGCCTGAGTTTAACCAGATGCGCACACGGCTGGCGAGCCTGCCGCCCCCGGCCGACGCCACTGGTCTGTTGAGGCCCGCGCTGGATCAGCCATCGACCCCGCCAACCCCGCCCACCTCCACTGGCCGGACGCCGGAGGGCGGTGCCACGCGCCCATTCACGATGGATGCGGTGCCGTTTGGCGGTGAGATTCCCGCCGATTGGGGCGGCCGCAAGACGGAAGCCGGGACCCTCGTGTTCGAGGGCCCGAAAGGCACCGAGTCGTACGAAGTGTCGGTGGAACTGGGATTCGAGCCGAAGCGATCGGGGCTGTCGATTGACGATGTGGCCGAGAGCGTGCGGAGCACGCTCGGGCGGAAGACACAGGCGCGGGTCCAGGGCGTCGAGCGCCAGCAGGCCAACGACGGCACACCGGTGCGGTTTGTGCGCGGCACCTACGCGGTTCGCGGAAGTGGTGGCAACACGGTGCCGATCCGCCACACGACGGTCGTCCTCGACTATCCGGGCTACTACGTCTTGATGAGCTACTACACGCCCGGATCGATCTACGAGAAGTACCAGGAGGTCTTCAAGATGATCGCCGAGCGCTTCCGCTACACGGGGCGATAG
- a CDS encoding DUF5916 domain-containing protein: protein MAGTSAIRTVGGVFGALLFILFSSNVSAGQQAAAVATSGAVPSVRAVKAASRIVIDGRLDEADWQRAEPATNFIQRDPDEGKPATERTEVRVLYDADAIYFGARMFDREAGKIARRLTRRDADSSGIADTLIIGIDPHHDHLTGALFAVTAAGSLRDGVLFNDSGEDDSWDGVWEAAVSNDDQGWTAEVRIPFSQLRFSASDHQTWGLNFVRTITRTNEEDWWSLAPKKDSAVVSRSGHLTDLDGVRGRRHLDLLPYATAKGEANSTVEPGNPFTSGHTVAGSVGLDAKWGVSSNVTVDATVNPDFGQVEVDPAVVNLSAFETFYDEKRPFFIEGSELFSRFGRNGASGSMSFDRSNPTLFYSRRIGRTPQGSAGGDFVDAPASTTILGAAKITGKTPSGWTFNLVDAVTSVERADVANGATRSRVETEPLTNYLAARAYRDIGQRAGIGMLATLVNRDLQTDGLRDRLVGEAYVVGVDGHAFLNSGRDYVVTGAISASRVAGSAAAISRLEGAPARYYQRPDATHLDLDPALQSLTGWNLQMDFTRNTGGVRPSASFWAVSPGYETNDVGFMTSADRMGMHAGVVWLKPTPDRFSRSRQLIVAKWYTWNFAHEKISDGVYVGGSATFRNYWSASLTFIGTAASFDDRLTRGGPMMRVPGGRSYMASVSSDGRKPIGLNVNGSYSTGASGSWDSSGSVTITAKPIPALTIELGPSLLRAYGVAQYVTTTSDAAATATFGARYVFGEIDQAEWSMTTRVNLMISPRMSLQIFAQPLLSVGRYGNFKQAAAPRTFTFLRYGVDLGTIGFDPSSGTYNVNPTGGATGTPFSFGDPDFNFKSLRVNAVFRWEFTPGSTFYLVWTQQREDYARPGQFAFGSDVSSLVHAPTDNVVMAKVSFWFSR from the coding sequence GTGGCAGGCACATCGGCTATTCGCACGGTGGGCGGCGTCTTCGGCGCCCTCCTCTTTATCCTCTTCTCTTCAAACGTGTCTGCGGGGCAGCAGGCTGCGGCCGTCGCCACATCCGGGGCCGTGCCGAGCGTCCGGGCTGTTAAGGCCGCCAGCCGCATCGTCATCGATGGCCGCCTCGACGAAGCCGACTGGCAGCGTGCCGAGCCTGCGACCAACTTCATCCAGCGCGATCCCGACGAGGGCAAGCCCGCCACCGAACGGACAGAGGTTCGCGTGCTCTATGACGCGGACGCGATCTACTTCGGCGCGCGGATGTTCGACCGCGAGGCCGGGAAGATTGCCCGCCGGCTCACCCGACGGGATGCCGATTCGAGCGGCATTGCCGACACCCTCATCATCGGGATCGATCCCCACCACGATCATCTGACGGGCGCGCTGTTCGCTGTCACGGCGGCCGGAAGTCTCCGCGACGGTGTCCTTTTCAATGATTCGGGCGAGGATGATTCGTGGGATGGCGTGTGGGAGGCCGCCGTCTCGAACGATGACCAGGGATGGACGGCGGAAGTCCGGATCCCGTTTTCGCAGCTCAGGTTTTCCGCTTCGGATCACCAAACGTGGGGCCTGAACTTCGTCCGCACGATCACGCGGACCAACGAGGAAGACTGGTGGTCGCTCGCGCCCAAGAAGGACAGCGCCGTCGTCTCGCGATCGGGTCACCTGACTGATCTCGACGGCGTTCGCGGCCGCCGGCATCTCGACCTGCTGCCGTACGCCACCGCGAAGGGTGAGGCGAACAGCACCGTTGAGCCGGGCAATCCGTTTACCAGTGGGCACACCGTTGCGGGCAGCGTCGGCCTCGACGCGAAATGGGGCGTCTCGAGCAACGTGACCGTGGACGCCACGGTCAATCCGGACTTCGGCCAGGTCGAGGTCGACCCGGCGGTCGTCAATCTGTCGGCGTTCGAGACGTTCTACGACGAGAAACGTCCGTTCTTCATTGAAGGATCCGAGCTCTTCAGCCGGTTTGGCCGAAACGGAGCGTCCGGCTCCATGAGTTTCGATCGCTCGAACCCGACCTTGTTCTACTCTCGCCGCATCGGCCGCACTCCACAGGGCTCGGCCGGCGGGGACTTTGTCGATGCACCGGCGTCGACGACGATTCTCGGGGCCGCGAAGATCACGGGCAAGACGCCGAGCGGATGGACGTTCAATCTGGTTGATGCGGTGACATCAGTTGAGCGAGCCGATGTCGCCAACGGCGCAACACGAAGCCGTGTCGAGACCGAACCACTGACCAACTACCTCGCCGCGCGCGCTTACCGGGACATTGGCCAGCGTGCCGGCATCGGGATGCTGGCGACACTGGTGAACCGGGATCTGCAGACTGACGGACTTCGAGATCGCCTCGTGGGCGAGGCGTATGTCGTCGGTGTGGACGGCCACGCCTTCCTGAACAGCGGACGCGACTACGTTGTGACGGGGGCCATCTCGGCCAGTCGCGTCGCGGGGTCCGCGGCGGCCATCTCGCGGCTCGAAGGGGCACCGGCGCGGTACTACCAGCGTCCAGACGCGACGCACCTCGATCTTGATCCCGCTCTGCAATCACTGACGGGCTGGAACCTCCAGATGGACTTTACGCGGAACACGGGCGGCGTGCGACCGAGCGCATCGTTCTGGGCCGTCAGCCCCGGGTATGAGACCAATGACGTCGGGTTCATGACGTCCGCCGATCGGATGGGTATGCACGCCGGCGTGGTCTGGCTCAAGCCGACGCCCGATCGGTTCAGCCGATCCCGCCAACTGATCGTTGCTAAGTGGTACACGTGGAATTTCGCGCACGAGAAGATCAGCGACGGTGTCTACGTCGGCGGCTCAGCCACCTTTCGAAACTACTGGTCCGCCTCGTTGACGTTCATCGGCACGGCCGCCTCTTTCGACGACCGGCTCACGCGGGGCGGGCCGATGATGCGTGTGCCGGGTGGCAGAAGTTACATGGCGTCGGTCAGCAGCGACGGCCGGAAGCCCATTGGGCTCAACGTGAATGGCAGTTACTCAACCGGCGCGTCGGGCTCCTGGGATTCGTCGGGCTCGGTGACCATCACGGCGAAGCCGATCCCCGCCTTGACCATTGAGCTCGGCCCGTCGCTGTTGCGCGCCTATGGCGTGGCGCAATACGTCACCACGACGTCGGATGCGGCCGCCACCGCGACCTTCGGTGCTCGCTACGTGTTCGGCGAGATCGACCAGGCCGAATGGTCGATGACGACCCGCGTCAACCTCATGATTAGCCCGCGGATGTCGCTGCAGATCTTTGCGCAGCCGCTCCTGTCGGTGGGCCGGTACGGCAATTTCAAGCAGGCGGCGGCGCCGCGGACCTTCACCTTCCTGCGCTACGGCGTTGATCTGGGCACGATCGGCTTCGATCCCAGTTCGGGCACCTACAACGTCAACCCCACCGGTGGCGCCACCGGGACCCCGTTTTCGTTCGGCGACCCGGACTTCAACTTCAAGTCGCTTCGCGTCAACGCCGTCTTCAGGTGGGAGTTCACGCCCGGTTCGACCTTCTACCTGGTGTGGACCCAGCAGCGCGAAGACTACGCGCGGCCCGGGCAGTTTGCCTTCGGGTCGGATGTCTCCAGCCTCGTGCATGCCCCAACCGACAACGTCGTGATGGCCAAAGTGAGTTTCTGGTTCAGCCGGTAG
- a CDS encoding phosphoglycerate mutase family protein: MRNPGQWLIALLVGAIGITAGPWAITASAQEAVFVVRHAERLDNSNDSPLSPDGHARAAKLAAQLGDARITAIFVTQFARTAETAKPLADLLGLPLQPIPAARTPDLVARLRALGSHARVLVVGHSDTVPKILRALGSAEQVTIAPDEYDNLFIVLPRARVAPIVLRLRY; the protein is encoded by the coding sequence ATGCGGAATCCGGGCCAGTGGCTCATCGCCCTGCTCGTGGGTGCCATCGGGATCACGGCTGGACCGTGGGCGATAACGGCCTCAGCCCAAGAGGCGGTGTTCGTCGTGCGACACGCCGAGCGGCTCGACAACTCCAACGATTCTCCGCTCTCGCCCGATGGCCACGCCCGGGCGGCCAAGCTGGCCGCGCAACTGGGCGACGCCCGCATCACCGCGATCTTCGTGACGCAGTTCGCGCGCACCGCTGAAACGGCCAAACCGCTGGCCGATCTCCTGGGCCTCCCGCTGCAGCCGATACCCGCGGCACGGACGCCAGATCTCGTCGCCAGACTGCGGGCGCTTGGCTCGCACGCCCGCGTGCTGGTCGTGGGCCACAGCGATACAGTCCCGAAGATCCTGAGGGCGCTGGGCTCGGCCGAACAGGTGACCATCGCGCCCGACGAATACGACAATCTCTTCATCGTGCTGCCACGCGCAAGGGTCGCGCCAATCGTGCTGCGGCTGCGCTACTGA
- a CDS encoding serine hydrolase, with the protein MRVAARIAVVLTIIAIASSTPVAGADDRPVVNGDVGKRLDEYLTRIEQFGFSGGALAVRGKDVLLMKSYGLSDRAQKTPLATDSVYSLGSITKQFTAAAILTLEMQGKLSVSDLASKYLDGVPADKASITLHHLLTHSSGLESDFSPTDYEPVGREEYVRRALQSKLLFKPGNGYEYSNAGYSLLAAIVEKVSSQSYEAYLIEHVLKPAGMLETGYKAPAWAKSRIAHGYRDGQDWGTIAQRIEAPDAPYWMLRGNGALHTTLADMLAWHRALDSDAVLSREARAKYFKPYVAEGPAARSFYAYGWVVSKTPRGTTVVQHNGGNGIYVTEFMRFPEEDAMLFLTSTNAEMKASPVVQILERILFGGAVSMPPAVVNMAPERLAPLTGRWVLPKGGAITIAADGNALAVRVGDLEAMSALAPPPAGQAERFAQLTVRTADISSRSFKGDVTGLHEAMGGDMPLEEVKTQEAGMMRDREGRLGRFVKSSVLATVPREGDTVQTIVRLEFEKASVFNIYVWGPRRLLAIRGTPQLPALRYLPVSDRTFAAYSLEMGGAEQRFSFKTAGGETVLVLPTPAGPVTARKGK; encoded by the coding sequence ATGCGCGTTGCCGCCCGTATCGCCGTTGTCCTCACCATCATCGCCATCGCGTCGAGCACGCCAGTGGCGGGTGCCGACGATCGGCCCGTCGTCAACGGCGATGTCGGCAAGCGGCTCGACGAGTACCTGACCCGGATCGAGCAGTTTGGCTTTTCCGGTGGCGCGCTCGCCGTGCGCGGCAAGGACGTGCTGCTGATGAAGTCGTACGGCCTGTCCGACCGGGCGCAGAAGACGCCGCTCGCCACCGACAGCGTGTACAGCCTGGGCTCCATTACCAAGCAGTTCACGGCCGCTGCCATCCTGACACTGGAGATGCAGGGGAAGCTCTCGGTCAGCGACCTGGCCAGCAAGTACCTGGACGGCGTGCCTGCCGACAAGGCGTCCATCACCCTGCATCATCTGCTGACGCATTCATCGGGTCTCGAATCGGATTTCAGCCCGACCGACTACGAGCCCGTCGGGCGCGAGGAGTACGTGCGGCGCGCGCTGCAGTCGAAGCTCCTGTTCAAACCGGGCAATGGCTATGAGTACTCGAACGCCGGCTACAGCCTGCTCGCCGCGATCGTGGAGAAGGTGTCCAGCCAATCCTACGAGGCCTATCTCATCGAGCACGTGCTCAAACCGGCGGGGATGCTCGAGACCGGCTACAAGGCTCCGGCGTGGGCAAAGTCGCGCATCGCGCACGGGTACCGCGACGGCCAAGATTGGGGGACCATCGCCCAGCGCATCGAGGCACCCGACGCCCCCTACTGGATGTTGCGCGGCAATGGCGCGTTGCACACGACGCTGGCCGACATGCTCGCCTGGCACCGCGCGCTTGACAGCGATGCCGTGCTATCCAGGGAGGCGCGCGCCAAGTACTTCAAGCCGTACGTCGCCGAGGGGCCCGCCGCACGCTCGTTCTATGCTTACGGCTGGGTCGTGAGTAAGACGCCGCGCGGGACCACGGTCGTTCAGCACAACGGAGGCAACGGGATCTACGTGACGGAGTTCATGAGATTCCCCGAGGAAGACGCAATGCTCTTCCTGACGTCAACCAACGCGGAGATGAAGGCGAGCCCCGTGGTGCAGATCCTCGAGCGGATCCTTTTTGGTGGAGCAGTATCGATGCCCCCGGCGGTCGTCAACATGGCGCCGGAGAGGCTCGCGCCGCTGACCGGCCGTTGGGTGTTGCCGAAAGGCGGCGCGATCACTATTGCCGCCGATGGCAACGCACTTGCCGTGCGCGTGGGTGATCTGGAAGCCATGTCGGCGCTCGCCCCACCGCCGGCGGGACAGGCCGAACGGTTTGCCCAGCTGACGGTTCGGACGGCCGACATCTCGTCACGTTCCTTCAAGGGAGACGTGACGGGCCTGCACGAGGCCATGGGCGGCGACATGCCGCTCGAAGAAGTCAAGACGCAGGAAGCCGGGATGATGCGTGATCGTGAGGGACGGCTCGGGCGCTTCGTGAAGTCGAGTGTGCTGGCGACGGTTCCACGAGAGGGCGACACCGTCCAGACGATTGTGCGGCTCGAGTTCGAGAAGGCATCGGTCTTCAACATCTACGTCTGGGGCCCGCGTCGACTCCTGGCCATCCGCGGCACGCCACAACTTCCCGCGTTGCGCTACCTGCCGGTGTCGGACCGGACCTTTGCCGCCTACTCGCTCGAGATGGGCGGTGCCGAGCAGCGTTTCTCGTTTAAGACGGCCGGTGGCGAGACCGTGCTCGTGCTGCCGACGCCGGCTGGGCCCGTGACGGCCCGCAAGGGGAAGTAG